The sequence GGGGACCAGATCCTGTTCACCCTGCCCGGCTTCCCCTGCAAGTCGCCCAACCTCGCCAAGGTGCTCAGCCACCTGCCCGACGAGGGCGAGCGGCTGTCGCTCACCTTCCTCAACCGGCTCGCCGAGGAGATCGGCAAGATCTACGAGCCCGGCGCCAAGATCCTGATCTGCTCGGACGGCCACATCTTCGGCGACCTCATCCACGTCCCCGACGACCACATCGACCAGTACTCCGACGAGTTGTCCGCGCTCATCGAGCGCGAGGGCCTGACCAATCTCGACACCTTCGACCTGCGGGCCGTGCTCGGCGACCTGCCCTTCGACGAGAAGCGCGCCCGGGTGCACGCCAAGTACGCGCCGACCAAGGAGGAACTGCGCGAGCAGGTGCTGACCGACGAGGAGACCGCCAAGCTCTACCGCGGCATCACCCGCTTCCTCACCGAGGACACCTTCGGCTGGACCGGCACCAAGTCCGCCCTCCAGAAGGACTGCCGTCAGCGCGCCTACGGCGTGATCCAGCGCAGCCGCGCCTGGGGCGACCTGATCGCCGAGCAGCACCCCCGCTCGTTCCGGCTCTCCATCCACCCGCAGAAGGTCGGCGTGCTGAAGTTCGGCATCCGGCTGCTGGAGCACACGGACATGTGGATGACCCCGTGGCACTCCTCGGTGCTCCACCGCCCGGACGGCGAATGGGAGCTGATCCGCAGCGAGGAGGCGGCGAAGGTCGGCCGGCTGGTCGAGCGCAACGGCCGCCCGAGCCACTACGAGACCTCCTGACGTTCGACGGAGACCGGGGTGGGGAGAGCGGTCGGGACGGTGACTCCGGTGACAACCGGCTTCACCGGGGGCGGGGCGATCACGCCTGCCCTCGTACCCGCGGCACCCCCCACCCCCCTGCCCGACGGCGGCGCGACCGGACCCGGCACCCCCGGGTCCGGCGCGCCGACCGGCGCGCGGTGGTCGAACGCGATCAACGGGTCCCCCGTGAGCGGATGTTCGATCACCGCCGCCCGCACCCCGAACACCTCGGCGAGCAGCTCGGCGGTCAGCACCTCCCTGGGCTCCCCGGAGGCGACCAGCGTGCCCCGGTGCAGCACGTGCAGCCGGTCGCACACCGAGGCCGCCGCGTTCAGGTCGTGCAGCGCGACCAGCGTCGTGCGGCGCTGCTCCCGCAGCAGCGCCAGCAGCTCCACCTGGTGCCGGACGTCCAGGTGATTGGTCGGTTCGTCCAGCACCAGGACGTCCGGCTGCTGCGCCAGCGCCCGTGCCAGCAGCACCCGTTGCCGCTCCCCGCCGGAGAGCTGGGCGAACCCCCGGTCCGGCGCGTGCGCCATGCCGACCCGGGTCAGCGCCTCGGCCACCAGCCGGTGGTCCTCGGCGTCGTCCTTCGCGAACGCCCGCTTGTACGGGGTCCGGCCCATCGCGACCACCTCGCGCACGGTCAGCTCGAAGTCGCCGCCGCGCTCCTGCGGCAGCGCCCCGATGTGCCGGGCCGACTGCGCCGGACTCAGCTCGGACAGCTCCCGCCCGGCCAGCAGCACCCGCCCGGCGCTCGGCCGCAGATGCCGGTAGACGGTGCGCAGCAGACTGGACTTGCCGCTGCCGTTGGGACCGACCAGGCCGGCGATCTCGCCCTCCTTGGCGACCAGGTGGACACCGGCCACCACGGTCCGCCCGGCGAGGGAGACGCTCAGGTCTTCGACGGCGATTCTCAATTCCGCTCCAGTCGTCGGTCCAGCAGGTAGAGCAGGGTGGGCGCCCCGAGCAACGCGGTGACCACGCCGATCGGCACCTCCTGGCCGTCGAGCGCGACCCGGGCGATCAGGTCGACGACGACCAGCAGGACGGCGCCGGTCAGGGCCGACAGCGGCAGCAGCCGCCGGTGGTCGCCCCCGACCAGCAGCCGGCACACGTGCGGCACCATCAGGCCGACGAAGCCGATCGCACCGGAGACGGCGACCAGCACCCCGGTGAGCACACTGGTCACGGCGAAGATCTCACGGCGCAGCCGGGCCACGTCGACCCCGAGGCCCGCCGCCGTCTCGTCGCCCATCAGCATCGCGTTCAGCCCCCGGGCGCGGCCCTGGAGCAGCACCAGCCCCAGGGCCACGGCGGCGGCAGGGACGGCGAGCTGTCCCCAGGTGGCGCCGCTGAGACTGCCCATCAGCCAGAACAGCACGCCCCTGGTCTGCTGCTCGTCGCCGGTCTGGAGCACGAGGTAGCTGGTCAGGCCGGTGAGGAACTGGCCGATGCCGATACCGGCCAGCACCAGGCGCAGCGGGGAGAAGCCGCCGCCGCGCCGGGCCAGCAGCCACACCAGGGAGAACGCGGCGAGCGCGCCGAGGAAGGCCGCCACCGAGACGGTCAGTCCGGCGATCCCGCCGACGGACAGCGACAGGCCCAGGCCGGTGCCGAGCACGATCACGCCGACCGCTCCGAGCGAGGCCCCCGAGGAGATGCCGAGCAGGTAGGGGTCGGCGAGCGGGTTGCGGACCAGGGCCTGCACCGCCGTGCCGACCAGACCGAGCCCGGCCCCGACCGCCGCCGCCAGCAGCGCGCGCGGGACGCGCAGCTGCCAGACGATGAGGTCGCGGGTGCCGGGCGCCGGGTGCTGCCCGGTGAGCCGCCGGCCGACCACCGACCACACCTCGCCGGGCGGGATGTCCACCGAGCCGAGCGAGACGGCGGCGGTCAGCGCGACGAGCAGCGCGGCGGTCAGCAGCGCGGCCAGCGGCCCGGGGCGCAGCGCCCGGGCCCGGCGCCGGGGCCGCGGCCCGGGGGCGGCCGGGTCGGCGCCGGGGCCGGGCACGGCCTCCGTGGCGTGGGTGGTGGTGGCGGCGCGGGCCACGGCCTACTGCCCGTTCTTGACGAGCGTCGGGTGGACGGTCGCGGCGATCTGCCGCACGGTGTCGGCGTTGCGGATCCCGGCGATCGTGGTGACCTCGGAGCCGATCCGCAGGAAGTGCCCCTCCTGCACGGCCTTGAGCCCCTGCGTCGCCGGGAAGCCCTTGAGGAACGCCTCGGCCTCGTCGAAGGCCTTGCGGTCGGCGTCCGCGCTGCCCCGGTTGCGCACGGCGAGCTGGATCCAGTCCGGGTTCTTCGCCACCACGTCCTCCCAGGAGACGGGCCGGAAGTCGGCGTCGCAGTCGGAGAACACGTTGCGCGCGCCGGCCAGGGTGATCACCGCGTTGGCGATCTGCTTGCCGCAGACGGCCATCGGTTGCTTTGTACCGGCGTCGAAGTCGAAGAGGAAGTACCCGGGACGCTGCGCCTCCGGTACGCCCGCGGTGGCGTTCTTGACCTCATTGATCTGCTGGTCCATCGCGGCGACCAGTTCTCCGGCCCGGGCGGCCGTCCCGGTGACCGCGCCCAGGCGGCGCACATCCTCCGCCACCCCGGCCAGGTCGGTGCGCGGCCCGGCGGCGGCCTTCGGACCGGTCGCGCAGGCCGTGGAGAGCAGCAGCACGTGCTGCATGCCGACCGCCTTCAGCTCCTCCTCGGTCGGCCCGGCACCCGCGGCGCCCATCATCGGCATCGGTCCGAAGGTGTCCACGTAGAGGTCCGCGCCGGAGCCCAGCAGCTTCTCCTTGGGGATCAGGGTGTCACCGAGCACCGGCACCTTGGCGCCCTGCTCGGCCACGGCCGCCGGCAGGCTGCCCTTCCCGGGCGGGAACCCCGTCCCGATGACCCGGTCACCGACCCCCAGCTGGAGCAGCATCTCCAGACCGGCGGCGTCGGTGGTGACGATCTTCTGCGGTGCCCGGGCGACCGTCGTCTCCTTGCCCGCGCAGTCGGCCACCTTCACCGGAAACGCGCCGGCGGCGGACGCCTGTGGGCTCCCGCCGCCGTTCGTGGTGTCGCCGCTCCCGTCACCGCCGCTGGAACAGCCCGTGGCGAACAGGGCGACGGCTGCCGCGATACCGCAGAAGACGCGAGGGCGCATCAGTAACTCTCCTGGTCAATGGTCGTGCTCGGGTTCGTCCTGTGAACCCGGACCAGTAGTCGGCCGCTGTGCCCGGACGGTTCCCGGAACTTTGCCCTCCCGGCCACCGGCGGGGCGGTTAGGGTTGCGCAGTGAGTTTCCATTCGACGGACGGGACGCCGGGGGGCGGTGCGCCGGGGCACGGTACGGCGGGGCACGGTGCGGCGGGGGACGGTACGGCGGGGGACGGTACGGGAGGTCGTCCGGTGGTCGACGATCTCGGGCTGGTCGTGCCGCTTCCCGGGGCAGGGGCAGGGGCGGGCGGCGAGGCCGGGGTGGTGCGGCGGGTGGTGTCGCTGGTGCCCTCGCTCACCGAGGCCGTGGCCGCCACCGCGCCCGAACTGCTGGCCGGAGTCACCGACTGGTGCAGCCACCCCGCCGACCTGGCCGTCCCCCGGATCGGCGGCACCAAGAACCCCGACCCGGCCCGGATCGTCGCGCTCGCGCCGGACCTCGTGATCGCCAACGACGAGGAGAACCGCCGGCCCGACCTCGACGCGCTGCGGGCGGCCGGACTGCCGGTCTGGGTCACCGACATCCGCACCCTCGACCAGGCGTTCCACTCCCTGGACCGGCTGCTCACCGTCGGCTGCGGCCTGCCCCGCCCCGCCTGGCTGGACGCCGCCGAGGCCGCCTGGGCCGACGTCCGGCCGCTGCCGGGCCCGGCCCGCCGGGCGGTCGTGCCGATCTGGCGCCGCCCGTGGATGGTGCTGGGCCACGACACCTTCGCCGGCGACCTGCTGCGCCGCCTCGGTCTGCTCCTCCCGCACGCCGAGGACCCGGCCCGGCCGGAGCGCTACCCCGCCGTCCCGCTGCCGGAACTGCTCGCCGGCCGCCCCGACCTGGTCGTCCTGCCCGACGAGCCCTACCGGTTCACCGCCGAGGACGGCCCGGAGGCCTTCCCGGGCGTCCCCGCCGCACTGGTGAGCGGACGCCACCTCACCTGGTACGGGCCGTCCCTGGTGGAGGCTCCGGCGGTCCTGGCGGAGCAGCTGGCACGCGCGCTCCCCGGCCGGTCCCCGGGTAACCCGTCCCCCGGGTAACCGGTCCCCCGCTCAAGGGGCGGAGCAGCCGGAGGGTCAGGACAGGGTGACGGCCGCCTCGTCCAGGGTGAGGGTCCGGGCGGTGGCGTCGACGGTCGCCCGGACACCGAGCGGCAACGGCGGATTGGGACCGGCGTGGCCGAGTTCCACCCCGCCGAGCACCGGGATCGGCCGGGCACCGAGCACGTCGAGCACGACCTCGCGCAGCGACGGCGCCGGGACCCCCTCCCCGCAGCCCGCGGCGGTGACCCGGAGCGGCACCCCGACCACCATCGCCGAGATCCGGTCGAGCACTCCTGCCAGCCGGAGCAGGTGCAGGTCCTGCCAGACCGCCGACAGCGGACGGTCCACCTCCTCCCAGAACAGCACCGCACCGTCGAAGCGTTCGACCGGAAGCGCCAACGGCGTCGCCTGGAGCGCGGTCAGCCGGCCGAGCAGACCGCCGATCAGCGGCCCGCCGGCCCGGCCGGGCCGCCAGCACTCCCGGCCTCCGGGCGGCAGCCGGAGCCCGGGGAGCGGGCCCAGCGGCGCGGGGTCGGTGAGAACGCGGCGGTACAGGTCGGCCAGGAGCTCGGCGCTGCCCCCGGAGGGTCCGGCGTGCCAGGAGCCGCCGAGCCCGTAGGTGGCCATGTCGCCGTGCAGACCGACGAGACCGGTCCTGGCATGCAGTGCGAGCAGGAGCAGGGACACGTCGCTGCATCCCAGTACCGGCTTGGGATCGGCGCGGACGGCGTCGAAGTCCAGTCGGTCCAGCCAGCCGGCCACCGCCTGCCCACCGGTGTGCGCGACGATCGCCCGGACCTCCCGGTCCCGCAGCAACCGGTTGAACTCCTCGGCCTGTTCCTCCGGCGCACCGGCCGCCCACCAGCGGCGGCGCCCGGGCTCCGTGAGCGGTGCGCGGCGGACCCGGAACCCCATCGCCGTGAGAGTCCCGACACCCCGGTCCAGCAATGGCAGGGCGTCACCCTCCAGCGGTCCGGCGGGCGCCGCTACCGCGACGAGGTCCCCCGGAGCAAGGGCACGGGGGCGCAGGACGTCCAGCACGAGCGGACTCCGGTCGGTCGAGGCGGGTCCGGCCGTGCGGCGTCCGGACGGTCCGTCGGGAGGTTCCGGCGGATGTGCCGAGTCTCGATCTCGAACGTCTATTCGACAACTGGTTTTCCGGGGCCTTTTGCCGCTTCGGGCAGCACGACGGCCCGGGCGGTCGCGGTCGGTGCCCCGCGCCCACCCGGGCCGTCGTCGTCCGGGCGTCAGGCTCGGGCGGCGGTCACGGCGGCGCCCAGCGCCTCCTTGATGCGCGGGCCCAGTCGGGCGAAGCCCAGCTCCTTCATCGCCGCACGGAGCAGCTCCTCGTCACTGCGCGCGACGCCGTCCGCGTCGATCCAGCGCACGACCGCGAGCAGTTCCTCCGCCGAGTACGCGGTCACCGGTCGGCCCGGCGTGAACTCCGGCTTCGCCGGGGGCACGGCCGCTGCGGTCTCGGCAGCAGGCTCCTCGACGACGACGGCCGGTGCCTCCGCAACCGGCTCGGCCTCGACGACGGGCTCGCTCTCGACGGCGACAACCTCGGAGACGACTGCCTCGACAGTCTCGGTCTCGGTCTCGGTCTCGGTCTCGGTCTCGGCAGCAGGCTCCTCGACGACAACGGCCGGCGCCTCCGCAACCGGCTCGGCCTCGACGACGGGCTCGCTCTCGACGGCGACAACCTCGGAGACGACTGCCTCGACAGTCTCGGTCTGAACCTCGGCCTCGGCCTGGACCTCGGTCTGGGCCTCGGCGGGCGCGGGCACCTCGGCAACGACCTCCGCCTCCGGCTCGACCTCGGGCTCGACCTCGGGCTCGACGGTCGGCGCGACCTCCGCGACCTCCGCGACCTCCGCGACCTCCGCGACCTCCGCGACCTCCGCGACCTCCGCGACCTCCGCGACCTCCGCGACCTCCGCGACCGGAGCCTCGTCCACGGCCTCGGTAGTGGCGGTCGGCTCAGCGACGGTCGGCTCGGCGTCGACCGGGGCCTCGGCCACCGGCTCGATCTCGGCGGGAGCCTCCAGGACGGGCTCCTCCTCGACCTCGACCGTGGCCCCGGTGACGGCCTCGACCACGGGCTCGGGCTCGGCGATCGGCTCAGGGGCCTCTTCCACCGTGCTCGGCTCGGCCTCGGCCTCGATCTCCGGCGCGGTGGCCTCGACCACGGGCTCGACGACGACTGCCTCGACCTCCGGCGCGGCCTCGACTGCGGCCTCGACTGCGGGCTCCGGCTCGACCACCGGCTCCGCCTCGGTCACGACCTCGGCCACAGCCTCGACCTCGGCGGGGGCGATGGCCTCCACCTCGGGGGCGGAGGGCTGGACCGGCGGGGCGGGGGTGGCGCCGAGGAGATCGTCGGCGGCGGGCGAGGGGGCCGGGAGGGCGACGACGAGCGGCTGCTCCTCGACCGGGGCCTCCGGGCTGTCCGCCTCGGCCACGGGCTCGGCGGTGACGGCCTCGACCTCGGCCTCGACCTCCGGCGTCTCGGTGTCCGCCTCGGTGCCCACCTCGGCGGCCGCCCCGGTCTCCTCCGTACCCGTCACATCGGCCGTCGTCCCGGCCGTCGTGTCGGCCGCCGCATCGGCGGCCTCCTCGACCGGCGGCACCAGACCGTCGCGCTGCCCGCCCGCGAGCGCCTGGCGGGCGGCGTAGGCGGCCTCGGCGGCGCGGCGGTCCGCGCGGGCGGCGGCGAGCTCGGTGAGGAGCTCGCCGAGCCCTGCCTCCTCCAGGGTGCCGCGCAGCCCGTTGACGGTGGGCAAGCGGTAGAGGGTGCCCTCGTCGGCGGCGAGGCGGTCGACCAGGTCGACGAGGTCCGGGAAGGACAGCGCGTCCAGGTCCTGGCCGGGCAGCAGGCGGGCGAGCTCCCGCACTCCGGTGTTGATCGCCTCGAAGGCCTGCGCCGTGCGGTGGGCGAGGGCGGCGTCCGACGGCGCGGTGGGCAGGGTGCCGGCCGGCGCGAGGGCGGCCCAGGCCCGGCGCTCGACCGCGGCGGAGGCGAGTGCCTCGTGCAGGTCCTGGCCGCGGGGGCGGCCGCTGGTGACGGCGAGGGCGGCGGCCTGCTTGCGCAGCGACCGGCCCCGCAGCCAGGACAGCTTGACGCCCTGCTCGCGCCGCCACGTCCGCTCGGCGGTGGCCGCGATCAGCGAGTCGAGGTCGGCCTCGTACGCGGCGGGGGCGAGCACGGTCGAGGTGCGGCGCAGGAGCTGGAGCATCTCGACGAGCACGGCGGTCTTGCCGACGGTGTCCGGCGCGTCGATCCGCACGTCGGCGGCGAGCGCGGTGACGTCGTCCCAGACCTGCTGGAGGTCGTGTCCGCGCAGCTCGGCGAGGACGGTCGACGCGGCGCGGGCGTCCTCGGGGGTGGCGACGGTGTCCAGGGCCGCGTACCAGGGATGCGTGTCGGCGGTCAGGGTGAAGGCACCGAGTTCGGCGTAGCGGCCGAGTTCCTCGCGGAGGTCGGTGTCGGTGGTGGTCGCGGCGGCCGCGGTGTCCGTGGCCGTGGTGTCCTTGACGTCTGCGGAGCCGGCTGCGTCGGCCGCGTCGGCGTTGCGGGAGTGAAGCACTGTCATGTGAGGTCCGGTTCTGGGCGGCTGCGGCGGGGGCGTGGGCTGGCGGCGAGGGGGCGGCGGTCCGGGTGCGCGGTGCGGCCCCGGCGGATGGGGCTGAGGGGGCGCGCGGTAGGGCTGCCGGTCGGAGGCCAAGAATACGGGTGCCCGTTCGAGCCATGCACGCACCCACCGCCCCTCGGGGCGGTGTGGCGTGCCACGGCGCCCGGCCGGGCGCCACCGGGGAGGGCCGGTCGGGTGGTCGGCGTCACCGGCCGTCATCCGGTCATCGCCCGTTCGGGGCACGCCGGGAACGGCCGTCCGGGTCCGTACCGTCCGCCCCGGCCGTGCCCGGGGCCGGTGGCGGATGGTGTCCCGCGCGGGCGAGGGCGGCGAGGTCGACCGGCGCGAGGTACTCGGTCAGCGGTGTCCGGTGCCACCAGGCGCGGGTCTGCCGCAGTTCGCGCCAATCGGTGAACCGGTAGCGGTGGAGGGTCGCCCGGACGTGGGTCGGCGGGGTGTCCGGGAACGGGTTGTGCCGGAGCAGGCGCAGGGTGTCCCGGTCGTTGACGAGCAGCCGGGCGACGAACGGCAGGAACCACGGCCGGGCGTACCCGGTGGAGATCGCGGCGAACCACATCAGCCAGTCCAGCCGCAGGTGGTAGGGGGCGTACTGGCGGGGGCGGCGGCGGACGTCGCCGGGTTTGCCCTTGAACCCGTACTCCTTCCACACGGTGTGCCGGGTGACCACCGCCTCGTCCGTCCCTTCGAGCACGACCTCCTGCCGGACGCGGCCGACGCTGCCGAACGCGCCGTACGTGTTGACCAGATGGAGGCGGTTGAAGGAACGGTTCATGACCTGCCGGGGCGAGACCATGTTGCGGACCGGCCAGTAGCTCAGGACGAGCACGGCGGCGGTGAGTGCCAGTGCCAGGGCCTCGAACCAGACCGGGGCGGCGGGGTAGGCGCGCGGGTGGACCGGCAGGCCGAGGCGGGCCGGGTCGACGGCGGCGAGGGCGAGCGCGACGGTGAGCCAGTTGAGCCAGGCGAAGTTGCCGGAGGCGACCAGCCAGAGCTGGGTGGCGACGACGACGCAGGCGCCGAAGGTCGCCACGGGCTGCGGGAGGAGCAGGCAGACCGGGACGAGGAGTTGGGTCAGGTGGTTGGCGGCCGCCTCGACGCGGTGCAGCGGCCCGGGCAGGTGGTGGAAGAACCAGCTGAGCGGACCGGGCATCGGCTGGGTCTCGTGGTGGTAGCGCAGGCAGGTCAGATCGCGCCAGCAGCTGTCGCCGCGCAGTTTGATCAGTCCGGCGCCGAACTCGACCCGGAAGACCAGCCACCGCAGCAGCCACAGGACGGGGACGGGCGGTGCGGTGTCGGCGTTGCCGAGGAAGGCGGCCAGGAAGCCCGCTTCGAGCAGCAACGATTCCCATCCGAACGAGTACCAGGTCTGCCCGACATTGACGATCGACAGGTAGAGGACCCACAGCACCGCCCAGCAGAGCATCGACACCCCGAGCGGGACGGCGTCCCCGAGGCCGCCGAGGAGGGCGGCGGAGAGCGCCGCGCCGGTCAGGGCCGCGGCGGCGAAGAAGCGGTCGCTGTAGTGGAGGTGGAAGAGTCCGGGCGCCTGCCGGAACGGGACCCGGGCGGTGAACCGGGGGACGGGGAGCATGCCGCGGCTGCCGATCAGCGCGCGGAACTGCCGGGCGGCGGCCAGGAACGCGATCAGGTAGAGGGCGGCCAGCATCCGTTGCACGAGCAGTCTGCTGAGCCAGTACTCGGGGGCGGCGAACCACTGCATGCGGCCCATGCCTACCACCGGCGGCGGCCGCGGGGGCCGGTCCGGCGGGACGGCGGCGGGCGGTTCACCCGGACAGCAGCGCGGCGGGGAGCCTCTCCTCGGGGGTGAGAGGCGCCCCGCCACGGTGGGACGGCTCGCCGTCGCGGACGGCCGGCGCCGCGGTCCCGCCACGACGCGCGGTCGGGGCGCGTCCGGGACCTGGCCGGTGCGTGGTGGTCGGCGCTCGGTGGTCGGTGCTTGACGATGGGTGCTCGGTGGTCGGTGCGGCGGTCGGACTGTCTGGCTGTCTGGCTGTCTGGCTGTCTGGCTGTCTGGACATGGTCGGGGCGCGGTGCCGCCGCGGTGGCGGCCGGTGCTGCGCCGTACGGAACTCCGGTGGTGCGTGCGCGGTCCGGGGGGTGACCCGCACGCGGTCCGACGGCCGGGCCGGTGGTGATCAGCCCGGCAGGACGAGGCCGGTCTCCCCCGCTCCGAGGCCGGGGCGGCCGACCGGGGCGGTGCCGTTCTGCTGAAGGCGGTCCACCAGGAGGGCCGCGAGGGTGCCGAGTTCCTCCTCGGTGCGGGACTGCGCGGTGACGTCCATGCCGACCGTCAGCACGCCGGTGACCTGGCCGGTGCGGGCGGTGCGCAGCGGGGTGCAGGTGAAGCTGAAGATCTGCTGCCCGCGCTGGGCCTCGGGGCGCAGGGACTGGACCCGCACCTCGTTGAGGACGGTGGCGCGGCCGGTGTGGTAGGCCTCGGAGACAGCCTGCTGGAGACCGGCGGCGCCGAGCTGGGGGTAGGCCAGGCCGACGGCGCCGTACGCCGCCGGGGCGCCGAAGGTGTCGGCGTGCTGGGCGTTGGCGTAGCGGATCTCCTGGCCGGGCCCGTCGGTGAGCATGATCGGG comes from Streptomyces sp. TLI_053 and encodes:
- a CDS encoding isocyanide synthase family protein, which produces MPPAGTTVTSDSQADSNESTGTAHTVPDQQTVARLSAEILDLLLPHRRASDPDAEATPADFPLQLEQLADFITAGDQILFTLPGFPCKSPNLAKVLSHLPDEGERLSLTFLNRLAEEIGKIYEPGAKILICSDGHIFGDLIHVPDDHIDQYSDELSALIEREGLTNLDTFDLRAVLGDLPFDEKRARVHAKYAPTKEELREQVLTDEETAKLYRGITRFLTEDTFGWTGTKSALQKDCRQRAYGVIQRSRAWGDLIAEQHPRSFRLSIHPQKVGVLKFGIRLLEHTDMWMTPWHSSVLHRPDGEWELIRSEEAAKVGRLVERNGRPSHYETS
- a CDS encoding ABC transporter ATP-binding protein, translated to MRIAVEDLSVSLAGRTVVAGVHLVAKEGEIAGLVGPNGSGKSSLLRTVYRHLRPSAGRVLLAGRELSELSPAQSARHIGALPQERGGDFELTVREVVAMGRTPYKRAFAKDDAEDHRLVAEALTRVGMAHAPDRGFAQLSGGERQRVLLARALAQQPDVLVLDEPTNHLDVRHQVELLALLREQRRTTLVALHDLNAAASVCDRLHVLHRGTLVASGEPREVLTAELLAEVFGVRAAVIEHPLTGDPLIAFDHRAPVGAPDPGVPGPVAPPSGRGVGGAAGTRAGVIAPPPVKPVVTGVTVPTALPTPVSVERQEVS
- a CDS encoding iron ABC transporter permease — encoded protein: MRPGPLAALLTAALLVALTAAVSLGSVDIPPGEVWSVVGRRLTGQHPAPGTRDLIVWQLRVPRALLAAAVGAGLGLVGTAVQALVRNPLADPYLLGISSGASLGAVGVIVLGTGLGLSLSVGGIAGLTVSVAAFLGALAAFSLVWLLARRGGGFSPLRLVLAGIGIGQFLTGLTSYLVLQTGDEQQTRGVLFWLMGSLSGATWGQLAVPAAAVALGLVLLQGRARGLNAMLMGDETAAGLGVDVARLRREIFAVTSVLTGVLVAVSGAIGFVGLMVPHVCRLLVGGDHRRLLPLSALTGAVLLVVVDLIARVALDGQEVPIGVVTALLGAPTLLYLLDRRLERN
- a CDS encoding ABC transporter substrate-binding protein; this translates as MRPRVFCGIAAAVALFATGCSSGGDGSGDTTNGGGSPQASAAGAFPVKVADCAGKETTVARAPQKIVTTDAAGLEMLLQLGVGDRVIGTGFPPGKGSLPAAVAEQGAKVPVLGDTLIPKEKLLGSGADLYVDTFGPMPMMGAAGAGPTEEELKAVGMQHVLLLSTACATGPKAAAGPRTDLAGVAEDVRRLGAVTGTAARAGELVAAMDQQINEVKNATAGVPEAQRPGYFLFDFDAGTKQPMAVCGKQIANAVITLAGARNVFSDCDADFRPVSWEDVVAKNPDWIQLAVRNRGSADADRKAFDEAEAFLKGFPATQGLKAVQEGHFLRIGSEVTTIAGIRNADTVRQIAATVHPTLVKNGQ
- a CDS encoding helical backbone metal receptor, with amino-acid sequence MVRRVVSLVPSLTEAVAATAPELLAGVTDWCSHPADLAVPRIGGTKNPDPARIVALAPDLVIANDEENRRPDLDALRAAGLPVWVTDIRTLDQAFHSLDRLLTVGCGLPRPAWLDAAEAAWADVRPLPGPARRAVVPIWRRPWMVLGHDTFAGDLLRRLGLLLPHAEDPARPERYPAVPLPELLAGRPDLVVLPDEPYRFTAEDGPEAFPGVPAALVSGRHLTWYGPSLVEAPAVLAEQLARALPGRSPGNPSPG
- a CDS encoding LD-carboxypeptidase — translated: MLDVLRPRALAPGDLVAVAAPAGPLEGDALPLLDRGVGTLTAMGFRVRRAPLTEPGRRRWWAAGAPEEQAEEFNRLLRDREVRAIVAHTGGQAVAGWLDRLDFDAVRADPKPVLGCSDVSLLLLALHARTGLVGLHGDMATYGLGGSWHAGPSGGSAELLADLYRRVLTDPAPLGPLPGLRLPPGGRECWRPGRAGGPLIGGLLGRLTALQATPLALPVERFDGAVLFWEEVDRPLSAVWQDLHLLRLAGVLDRISAMVVGVPLRVTAAGCGEGVPAPSLREVVLDVLGARPIPVLGGVELGHAGPNPPLPLGVRATVDATARTLTLDEAAVTLS
- a CDS encoding lipase maturation factor family protein — protein: MQWFAAPEYWLSRLLVQRMLAALYLIAFLAAARQFRALIGSRGMLPVPRFTARVPFRQAPGLFHLHYSDRFFAAAALTGAALSAALLGGLGDAVPLGVSMLCWAVLWVLYLSIVNVGQTWYSFGWESLLLEAGFLAAFLGNADTAPPVPVLWLLRWLVFRVEFGAGLIKLRGDSCWRDLTCLRYHHETQPMPGPLSWFFHHLPGPLHRVEAAANHLTQLLVPVCLLLPQPVATFGACVVVATQLWLVASGNFAWLNWLTVALALAAVDPARLGLPVHPRAYPAAPVWFEALALALTAAVLVLSYWPVRNMVSPRQVMNRSFNRLHLVNTYGAFGSVGRVRQEVVLEGTDEAVVTRHTVWKEYGFKGKPGDVRRRPRQYAPYHLRLDWLMWFAAISTGYARPWFLPFVARLLVNDRDTLRLLRHNPFPDTPPTHVRATLHRYRFTDWRELRQTRAWWHRTPLTEYLAPVDLAALARAGHHPPPAPGTAGADGTDPDGRSRRAPNGR